The Corallococcus caeni genome includes a region encoding these proteins:
- the sctV gene encoding type III secretion system export apparatus subunit SctV: protein MANADPNSFLNKYSDIVLAVVVVAIVAMMIVPLPTIILDVLLTLNISLSVILLLISLYVPSALYLSSFPTILLITTMFRLSLTISTTRLILLTGDPGEVVVAFGNFVVQGNFVVGAILFLILVVVNFIVISKGSERVAEVAARFTLDAMPGKQMSIDADLRAGVIDQDQMKKKRRDLERESQLFGAMDGAMKFVKGDAIASIIITVINIVGGLIIGVTQKGMSAGDAAQKYTLLTIGDGLVGMIPAILISTCAGILVTRVGGEEEGAHLGKDVGSQLTAFPKAIAIAAAMLIGLGLIPGLPKIPFFLLGAGAGFGAYSMMRKRDEALAAEEAGPAMESSFGTPVSAEPPPKEQLNPDSELFIPVVTPIVLEVSDALVPFVDSRQDGGKFLFELIPFMRDGLFVELGVRFPGVRARGNGGLPPGAYQIQINEVPVVTGQATLGHILVNDTVERLKLMNIPGFEAINPATRQPAAWVPEQFRETLESAGLTTWDVPGYIILHTAAVLRKNAREFVGVQETQTMLEQLEKAFPAIVKEVVPKIVNVLKLTDILGRLVEEELSIRDLRGILQALSEYGQVEADNVMLTEHVRASLRRYISHKYARGTGTLVVYLLDPNIEEAIRSSIKRTSAGAHLALEPEIAQEIVGAVRSECGHLPPSAQRPVILTAMDIRRYVRKLLEYEFNPSFSILSYQELSPELNIQPVARISSGR from the coding sequence ATGGCCAACGCCGATCCGAACAGCTTCCTGAACAAGTACTCCGACATCGTCCTGGCCGTGGTCGTCGTGGCCATCGTCGCGATGATGATCGTCCCGCTGCCGACGATCATCCTGGACGTATTGCTGACGCTGAACATCAGCCTCTCGGTGATCCTGCTCCTCATCTCCCTCTACGTGCCCAGCGCGCTGTACCTGTCGTCGTTCCCGACGATCCTGCTGATCACGACGATGTTCCGTCTGTCGCTGACCATCTCCACCACGCGACTCATCCTGCTCACCGGTGACCCGGGCGAAGTGGTGGTGGCGTTCGGTAACTTCGTGGTGCAGGGCAACTTCGTCGTCGGCGCCATCCTCTTCCTCATCCTGGTGGTGGTGAACTTCATCGTCATCTCCAAGGGCTCGGAGCGCGTCGCGGAAGTGGCCGCGCGCTTCACCCTGGACGCGATGCCCGGCAAGCAGATGTCCATCGACGCGGACCTGCGCGCGGGTGTGATTGATCAGGACCAGATGAAGAAGAAGCGCCGCGACCTGGAGCGTGAGAGCCAGCTCTTCGGCGCCATGGACGGCGCGATGAAGTTCGTGAAGGGCGACGCCATCGCGTCCATCATCATCACGGTCATCAACATCGTGGGCGGCCTCATCATTGGCGTGACCCAGAAGGGGATGTCCGCCGGTGACGCCGCGCAGAAGTACACGCTGCTCACCATCGGCGACGGTCTGGTGGGCATGATCCCCGCCATCCTCATCTCCACCTGCGCCGGCATCCTGGTGACGCGCGTGGGCGGCGAGGAAGAGGGCGCGCACCTGGGCAAGGACGTGGGCTCGCAGCTCACCGCCTTCCCGAAGGCCATCGCCATCGCCGCGGCCATGCTCATCGGCCTGGGCCTCATCCCCGGCCTCCCCAAGATTCCCTTCTTCCTGCTGGGCGCGGGCGCGGGCTTCGGCGCGTACTCGATGATGCGCAAGCGCGACGAGGCGCTGGCCGCCGAGGAGGCGGGCCCCGCCATGGAGTCCAGCTTCGGCACGCCGGTGTCCGCCGAGCCTCCGCCCAAGGAGCAGCTCAACCCGGACTCGGAGCTGTTCATCCCCGTCGTCACGCCCATCGTGCTGGAGGTGTCCGACGCGCTGGTGCCCTTCGTGGACTCGCGGCAGGACGGCGGCAAGTTCCTCTTCGAGCTCATCCCGTTCATGCGCGACGGCCTCTTCGTGGAGCTGGGCGTCCGCTTCCCCGGCGTGCGCGCGCGCGGCAACGGCGGCCTGCCGCCCGGGGCCTACCAGATTCAAATCAACGAGGTCCCCGTCGTCACCGGCCAGGCCACCCTGGGCCACATCCTGGTGAACGACACGGTGGAGCGCCTCAAGCTGATGAACATCCCCGGCTTCGAGGCCATCAACCCCGCGACGCGCCAGCCGGCCGCGTGGGTGCCCGAGCAGTTCCGGGAGACGCTCGAGTCCGCGGGCCTCACCACCTGGGACGTGCCCGGCTACATCATCCTGCACACCGCCGCCGTGCTGCGGAAGAACGCCCGTGAGTTCGTGGGCGTGCAGGAGACGCAGACGATGCTGGAACAGCTGGAGAAGGCGTTCCCGGCCATCGTGAAGGAGGTGGTCCCGAAGATCGTCAACGTGCTGAAGCTGACGGACATCCTCGGGCGCCTGGTGGAGGAGGAGCTCTCCATCCGCGACCTGCGCGGCATCCTCCAGGCCCTGTCGGAGTACGGGCAGGTGGAGGCCGACAACGTCATGCTCACCGAGCATGTCCGCGCCTCGCTGCGCCGCTACATCTCCCACAAGTACGCGCGCGGCACCGGCACGCTGGTGGTGTACCTGCTGGACCCGAACATCGAGGAGGCCATCCGCAGCTCCATCAAGCGCACCTCTGCGGGGGCCCACCTGGCGCTGGAGCCGGAGATCGCCCAGGAGATCGTCGGCGCGGTGCGTTCGGAGTGCGGCCACCTGCCGCCCAGCGCCCAGCGCCCCGTCATCCTCACGGCCATGGACATCCGCCGCTACGTGCGCAAGCTGCTGGAGTACGAGTTCAACCCCTCGTTCTCCATCCTCAGCTACCAGGAGCTGTCCCCCGAGCTGAACATCCAGCCGGTGGCGCGCATCTCCTCCGGCCGGTAG
- a CDS encoding tetratricopeptide repeat protein, which translates to MRLRRLFLTLTAAASLSTTACLSTPPPHERALINNELCAQEMANGDLQKAETYCNLGLEFSPQYADLWANKGLIAMYSGNKGKAKEFFIKALRFNQEHLQAYQNLGVLYLEEGAYGKAHDNFKRALQVNPDNLESRYDLGLTYMKMDKKKEARKEFDTLLAVNPNVANAHHNLGIMAYEDKDLETAFEHISQAAQLTPDSAEVWHDLGTVLMEQSRFAEAREAFGNCARLDEKNSSCLNNLAVAQRKVALTDSALKELKDTQTAENSAPAMYLLARQYREKGLLTEEEAAYRKCVKLDAKFAPCHFGLFQIFNEAHKQTHAQTACKNFMKFGTSEEFPTEYTTCERFLANDSF; encoded by the coding sequence ATGCGTCTTCGCCGCCTCTTCCTCACGCTGACCGCCGCCGCCTCCCTCTCCACCACCGCCTGCCTCAGCACGCCGCCGCCGCACGAGCGGGCGCTCATCAACAATGAGCTGTGCGCGCAGGAGATGGCCAACGGGGACCTGCAGAAGGCGGAGACCTACTGCAACCTGGGCCTGGAGTTCTCCCCCCAGTACGCGGACCTGTGGGCCAACAAGGGCCTCATCGCCATGTACTCGGGCAACAAGGGCAAGGCGAAGGAGTTCTTCATCAAGGCCCTGCGCTTCAACCAGGAGCACCTTCAGGCCTACCAGAACCTGGGCGTCCTCTACCTGGAGGAAGGCGCCTACGGAAAGGCCCACGACAACTTCAAGCGGGCCCTGCAGGTGAACCCGGACAACCTGGAGTCGCGCTACGACCTGGGCCTCACCTACATGAAGATGGACAAGAAGAAGGAGGCCCGGAAGGAGTTCGACACGCTGCTCGCGGTCAACCCCAACGTGGCCAACGCCCATCACAACCTCGGCATCATGGCCTACGAGGACAAGGACCTGGAGACTGCCTTCGAGCACATCTCCCAGGCCGCCCAGCTCACCCCGGACTCCGCGGAGGTGTGGCACGACCTGGGCACCGTCCTCATGGAGCAGAGCCGCTTCGCGGAGGCCCGCGAGGCCTTTGGCAACTGCGCCCGCCTGGATGAGAAGAACTCCAGCTGCCTGAACAACCTGGCCGTCGCCCAGCGCAAGGTGGCCCTCACGGACTCCGCCCTCAAGGAGTTGAAGGACACCCAGACGGCGGAGAACAGCGCCCCGGCCATGTACCTGCTCGCGCGCCAGTACCGCGAGAAGGGCCTGCTCACCGAAGAGGAAGCCGCCTACCGCAAGTGCGTGAAGCTGGACGCCAAGTTCGCGCCCTGCCACTTCGGCCTCTTCCAGATCTTCAACGAGGCCCACAAGCAGACCCACGCGCAGACGGCGTGCAAGAACTTCATGAAGTTTGGTACCTCCGAGGAATTCCCCACCGAGTACACGACGTGTGAGAGATTCCTCGCCAACGACTCGTTCTAG
- a CDS encoding EscU/YscU/HrcU family type III secretion system export apparatus switch protein: MASDEEADIAIAIKYDNKADGAPRVVAKGMRLKAEKIREIARQYGIPVMRNVSLAHALYRVDVGQEVPEELYDAVAEVLNFVYALQREHQGGGR; the protein is encoded by the coding sequence ATGGCCAGCGACGAAGAGGCGGACATCGCCATCGCCATCAAGTACGACAACAAGGCGGACGGCGCCCCGCGCGTGGTGGCCAAGGGGATGCGCCTCAAGGCGGAGAAGATCCGGGAGATTGCCAGGCAGTACGGCATCCCGGTGATGCGCAACGTCTCCCTGGCGCACGCCCTGTACCGGGTGGACGTGGGCCAGGAGGTCCCCGAGGAGCTCTACGACGCCGTCGCGGAGGTGCTCAACTTCGTCTACGCGCTCCAGCGTGAGCACCAGGGGGGCGGGCGCTGA
- a CDS encoding SycD/LcrH family type III secretion system chaperone, whose amino-acid sequence MAALDPEDPQDEAKLTALLQRWAEGKATLREVRGYSNDELYAIAKTAYFFFYQGRVAEARTLFQGLYAVNPTDVYFAKALGVVEMAAGNGQGALAAFDVAAKLAPQDPAVYVGRAEVKLAMGQKPQALEDLRRAAAMTPVDDPVVRKAGAMVSALTRR is encoded by the coding sequence ATGGCGGCGCTGGACCCCGAAGATCCGCAGGACGAGGCGAAGCTCACCGCGCTCCTGCAGCGCTGGGCGGAAGGGAAGGCCACGCTCCGCGAGGTGCGCGGCTATTCCAACGACGAGCTCTACGCCATCGCCAAGACGGCCTACTTCTTCTTCTACCAGGGGCGGGTGGCGGAGGCGCGCACGCTCTTCCAGGGGCTCTACGCCGTCAACCCCACGGACGTGTACTTCGCCAAGGCGCTGGGCGTGGTGGAGATGGCCGCGGGCAACGGACAGGGGGCGCTCGCCGCCTTCGACGTGGCCGCGAAGCTGGCCCCGCAGGACCCGGCCGTCTACGTGGGCCGCGCCGAGGTGAAGCTGGCCATGGGCCAGAAGCCGCAGGCGCTGGAGGACCTTCGCCGCGCCGCGGCGATGACGCCGGTGGATGATCCCGTGGTGCGCAAGGCCGGAGCCATGGTCAGCGCGCTCACCCGCCGTTAG
- a CDS encoding RDD family protein — MTPSSDTLLDGTHTVLTPEYVEFRFTLAGVYSRFLAWLLDALIVGFATMVVLLVFQVGMAAFPGFASALGIVVYFLVDWGYGIALETAWAGQTVGKRVMSLRVIQESGVRIGFYHAALRNLARVVDRLPLLYLVGGSVALVSRSHQRLGDLLAGTIVVRERRLKVPSALETRGEEGLLADPLFVSRVKRLSTEERELVLSAALRREELRLEARLTLFSALGARLQDSLAMEKPAHLSDEKWTLLVAAALLPAPGARPGRPASGPRSTSPGPRSPSATSAYPR; from the coding sequence GTGACGCCCTCCTCCGACACCCTGCTCGACGGCACCCACACGGTGCTGACCCCGGAGTACGTGGAGTTCCGCTTCACGCTGGCGGGCGTGTACTCGCGCTTCCTCGCGTGGCTGCTGGACGCGCTCATCGTGGGCTTCGCCACGATGGTGGTGCTGCTGGTCTTCCAGGTGGGGATGGCCGCGTTCCCGGGGTTCGCCAGCGCGCTGGGCATCGTCGTGTACTTCCTGGTGGACTGGGGCTACGGCATCGCGCTGGAGACCGCGTGGGCGGGCCAGACGGTGGGCAAGCGCGTGATGTCCCTCCGGGTCATCCAGGAGAGCGGCGTGCGCATCGGCTTCTACCACGCGGCGCTGCGCAACCTGGCGCGCGTGGTGGACCGGCTGCCGCTGCTCTACCTCGTGGGCGGCTCGGTGGCGCTCGTGTCGCGCTCCCACCAGCGGCTGGGAGATCTGCTGGCCGGCACCATCGTCGTGCGCGAGCGGCGCCTCAAGGTGCCCTCAGCCCTGGAGACCCGGGGCGAGGAGGGCCTGCTGGCGGATCCGCTGTTCGTCTCGCGCGTGAAGCGGCTGTCCACCGAGGAGCGCGAGCTGGTGCTGTCCGCGGCCCTGCGCCGTGAGGAGCTGCGGCTGGAGGCCCGGCTCACGCTGTTCTCCGCGCTGGGCGCCCGGCTCCAGGACTCGCTGGCCATGGAGAAGCCCGCCCACCTCTCGGACGAGAAGTGGACGCTGCTCGTGGCCGCCGCCCTGCTGCCCGCCCCGGGAGCACGCCCGGGGCGTCCGGCGTCCGGCCCTAGAAGTACGTCGCCAGGCCCACGGAGCCCGTCAGCGACGTCTGCGTATCCTCGTTGA
- a CDS encoding cyclic nucleotide-binding domain-containing protein: protein MASSDTSSWNRRVLPAGAFQFALIAGVTQLKTSANALVLSRFESQALPYLYLLGALMTASLTLLPRGRPDGPTESPGILTGVGGVLALGLAAALSAGQRMPALALYLFADCFSTFVSFRFWGRMASAFDAREARRAFTVLNGFGMGGGIAGGLLVQALAVRLGTPVVVVSGAVSLLAAGAIFHHLHKAEPVQPSRPRSLQAWFPAWSYLGESPYAQVLAALGIAFAVLSSFVDYLFRLRVEGTLSEDGLAALFGSLQLWIGLFCVAFQLLVAERLLKRMGLLMYLALVPLVLAPLAGATLATGQLWPVHLLRLVETAVSYSILPVGIQLLYAAVPDEQREGLRSAVDGLLRKGGVVLAGLLLIGAGRGANGITMAVAVVGLCAALGLLLVRLKPAYLTALGEQVGAHEEEEVELGGEAQKLLVDALGAPTPERVLRAVDMLEQAEAAPLRQHLAALLSHPHERVQERGVTLALSMDARELAPMLERLVEEGPRRPRDQAVWALARLSPERAERLLPPLLTSPDVGLRCAAIGALMRTQGNSAALESLRELLSKGDHAPVAERREVARLLGRLKDPRFAGQLSLYLEDMDISVRRVALVAVGEGGYVELAPRLLPFLTWREERPAARESLVQLGDSVTPLLELQLNNKAAPLAMRMQLPRVLRGIGSSAALNALLFSNVRDDAALHFRIGAQLSRLREEQPDHPVDVDRIHEALGRRRDTYRQLVGAFRDVQAALGPQSLLTRAVGDRLDQALELSFFLLGLLHPPQAMRRIHQHLVGKDSRRRAYALELLENLVAQEERELVMEQVEAHHRELPPGAPGRLWRRLANLVQSEDLVLRACARHVARVNGLDVLPQEGDMSDTIVQRMFALEGVSVFSQSDVDDIAAIAEVAREASFKAGQRLYSQGDPGDALYVIVEGAVDAFRNGEHVLRFQAKEAIGEVSLLDGAPRPTDMVAAVDSRVLVIDRRDFLDLLADRPELLTGFFRSVSQQLQSVIDLPARREEGQRLELGAPQQPAAPLEGIGGLPPEGNAPSDV from the coding sequence GTGGCCTCTTCCGACACCTCATCCTGGAACCGCCGCGTCCTACCGGCGGGTGCGTTCCAGTTCGCGCTCATCGCCGGGGTGACGCAGCTCAAGACGTCCGCGAACGCGCTGGTGCTGTCGCGCTTCGAGTCCCAGGCGCTGCCGTACCTCTACCTCCTGGGTGCGCTGATGACGGCGTCGCTGACGCTGCTGCCGCGCGGCCGCCCGGACGGGCCCACCGAGTCGCCGGGCATCCTCACCGGGGTGGGCGGGGTGCTGGCGCTGGGGCTGGCGGCGGCGCTGTCCGCGGGGCAGCGCATGCCGGCGCTGGCGCTGTACCTGTTCGCGGACTGCTTCAGCACGTTCGTGTCGTTCCGCTTCTGGGGCCGCATGGCGTCCGCGTTCGACGCGCGCGAGGCGCGCCGGGCGTTCACGGTGCTCAACGGCTTCGGCATGGGCGGCGGCATCGCGGGCGGCCTGCTGGTGCAGGCGCTGGCGGTGCGGCTGGGCACGCCCGTGGTGGTGGTGAGCGGCGCGGTGAGCCTGCTGGCCGCGGGCGCCATCTTCCACCACCTGCACAAGGCGGAGCCGGTGCAGCCCTCGCGCCCGCGCTCGTTGCAGGCGTGGTTCCCGGCGTGGAGCTACCTGGGGGAGAGCCCGTACGCGCAGGTGCTGGCGGCGCTGGGCATCGCCTTCGCCGTCCTGTCGTCCTTCGTGGACTACCTCTTCCGCCTGCGCGTGGAGGGCACGCTCAGCGAGGACGGGCTGGCGGCGCTGTTCGGTTCCTTGCAGCTGTGGATTGGCCTGTTCTGCGTGGCCTTCCAGCTGCTCGTGGCGGAGCGGCTGCTCAAGCGCATGGGCCTGCTCATGTACCTGGCGCTGGTGCCGCTGGTGCTCGCGCCGCTGGCGGGCGCCACGCTGGCCACCGGGCAGCTGTGGCCGGTGCACCTGCTGCGGCTGGTGGAGACGGCGGTGAGCTACTCCATCCTGCCGGTGGGCATCCAGCTGCTCTACGCGGCGGTCCCGGACGAGCAGCGCGAGGGCCTGCGAAGCGCGGTGGACGGCCTCTTGCGCAAGGGCGGCGTGGTGCTGGCGGGCCTGCTGCTCATCGGCGCGGGCCGGGGCGCCAACGGCATCACCATGGCGGTGGCGGTGGTGGGGCTGTGCGCCGCGCTGGGCCTGCTGCTCGTGCGCCTCAAGCCCGCGTACCTCACCGCGCTGGGCGAGCAGGTGGGGGCCCACGAAGAGGAGGAGGTCGAGCTGGGCGGCGAGGCGCAGAAGCTGCTGGTGGATGCGCTGGGCGCGCCCACGCCGGAGCGCGTGCTGCGCGCGGTGGACATGCTGGAGCAGGCGGAGGCCGCGCCCCTCCGGCAGCACCTGGCCGCGCTCTTGAGCCATCCCCACGAGCGCGTTCAGGAGCGCGGCGTGACGCTGGCCCTGTCCATGGATGCGCGGGAGCTGGCGCCCATGCTGGAGCGGCTGGTGGAGGAGGGCCCGCGGCGCCCTCGCGACCAGGCCGTGTGGGCCCTGGCGCGGCTGTCTCCGGAGCGCGCGGAGCGGCTCCTGCCGCCCCTGCTCACCAGCCCCGACGTGGGCCTGCGTTGCGCGGCCATTGGCGCGCTGATGCGCACGCAGGGCAACTCCGCGGCGCTGGAGTCCCTGCGCGAGCTGCTGTCGAAGGGGGACCACGCGCCGGTGGCCGAGCGGCGCGAGGTGGCGCGGCTGCTGGGTCGGCTGAAGGATCCCCGGTTCGCGGGGCAGCTGTCGCTGTACCTGGAGGACATGGACATCTCCGTGCGGCGCGTGGCGCTGGTGGCGGTGGGGGAGGGCGGCTACGTGGAGCTGGCGCCGCGCCTGCTGCCGTTCCTCACCTGGCGCGAGGAGCGTCCCGCCGCGCGTGAGTCGCTGGTGCAGCTGGGCGACTCCGTGACGCCGCTCTTGGAGCTCCAGCTCAACAACAAGGCCGCGCCGCTGGCCATGCGGATGCAACTGCCCCGCGTGCTGCGCGGCATCGGTTCCTCCGCGGCGCTCAACGCGCTCTTGTTCTCCAACGTGCGCGACGACGCGGCCCTGCACTTCCGCATCGGCGCGCAGCTGTCGCGCCTGCGCGAGGAGCAGCCGGATCATCCGGTGGACGTGGACCGCATCCACGAGGCGCTGGGCCGCCGCCGCGACACGTACCGCCAGCTGGTGGGGGCCTTCCGCGACGTGCAGGCGGCGCTGGGGCCCCAGTCGCTGCTCACCCGCGCCGTGGGCGACCGGTTGGATCAGGCGCTGGAGCTTTCGTTCTTCCTCCTGGGCCTGCTGCACCCGCCGCAGGCGATGCGCCGCATCCACCAGCACCTGGTGGGCAAGGACTCGCGGCGGCGGGCCTATGCGCTGGAGCTGCTGGAGAACCTGGTGGCGCAGGAGGAGCGCGAGCTGGTGATGGAGCAGGTGGAGGCCCACCACCGCGAGCTTCCGCCGGGAGCACCGGGCCGGCTGTGGCGGCGGCTGGCGAACCTCGTGCAGAGTGAGGACCTGGTGCTGCGCGCGTGCGCCCGCCACGTGGCGCGGGTGAATGGCCTGGACGTGCTCCCGCAGGAGGGTGACATGAGCGATACCATCGTCCAACGGATGTTCGCCCTGGAGGGCGTGAGCGTCTTCTCGCAGAGCGACGTGGACGACATCGCCGCCATCGCGGAGGTGGCGCGCGAGGCTTCCTTCAAGGCGGGCCAGCGGCTCTACAGCCAGGGCGACCCGGGCGACGCGCTCTACGTCATCGTCGAGGGCGCGGTGGACGCGTTCCGCAACGGCGAGCACGTGCTGCGCTTCCAGGCGAAGGAGGCCATTGGCGAGGTGAGCCTGCTCGACGGCGCGCCCCGCCCCACGGACATGGTGGCCGCGGTGGATTCGCGCGTGCTCGTCATCGACCGGCGCGACTTCCTGGACCTGCTGGCGGACCGGCCGGAGCTGCTCACGGGCTTCTTCCGCTCCGTGAGCCAGCAGCTCCAGAGCGTCATCGACCTGCCCGCGCGCCGAGAGGAGGGCCAGCGGCTGGAGCTGGGCGCTCCCCAGCAGCCCGCCGCGCCGCTGGAGGGCATTGGCGGCTTGCCTCCCGAAGGCAACGCGCCCTCCGACGTCTGA
- a CDS encoding carboxypeptidase-like regulatory domain-containing protein, protein MRWTRNAVAWSLVGLMGVVGGCSKDSGGGKDDGGGGTPQTGYLSGKVLDTQGQPLAGAIITADNTQFYDSNVQTTSGSDGTYRVDTSRPTGTWHASAVVKRQYNGKEYTFDLDPNDDNVFAGNEGAVRNFTWKLTGKRPDDQGYYGGRVTVYVDQFTDPADPSSPITSEDIELTLTPSGKLVDGTDGQPITQKLVRTADGDSVTDVPVGRYTMSARYVQTGKSPRPMQVRIRDTGQYASSVTADFESVLIGRHSIELNAELPEP, encoded by the coding sequence ATGCGCTGGACGCGAAACGCAGTGGCCTGGAGCCTGGTGGGGTTGATGGGCGTGGTGGGTGGCTGCAGCAAGGACAGTGGTGGCGGCAAGGACGACGGTGGGGGAGGGACGCCGCAGACGGGCTATCTGTCCGGCAAGGTGCTGGACACGCAGGGCCAACCGCTCGCGGGCGCGATCATCACCGCGGACAACACCCAGTTCTACGACTCCAACGTCCAGACGACCTCGGGCTCGGATGGGACGTACCGCGTGGACACGAGCCGTCCGACCGGCACCTGGCACGCCAGCGCCGTCGTGAAGCGGCAGTACAACGGGAAGGAGTACACCTTCGACCTGGATCCGAACGACGACAACGTCTTCGCCGGAAACGAAGGGGCGGTGCGCAACTTCACGTGGAAGCTCACGGGGAAGCGCCCGGATGACCAGGGCTACTACGGTGGGCGGGTGACGGTGTACGTGGATCAGTTCACGGACCCGGCGGATCCGAGCTCGCCCATCACCAGCGAGGACATCGAGCTGACGCTGACCCCCAGCGGAAAGCTGGTGGACGGCACCGACGGGCAGCCCATCACCCAGAAGCTGGTGCGCACGGCGGACGGGGATTCCGTGACGGATGTGCCGGTGGGCCGGTACACGATGTCCGCGCGCTACGTGCAGACCGGGAAGTCGCCTCGTCCGATGCAGGTGCGCATCCGGGACACCGGCCAGTACGCCAGCTCCGTGACGGCGGACTTCGAGAGCGTCCTCATCGGCCGGCACTCGATCGAGCTGAACGCCGAGCTGCCGGAACCCTGA
- a CDS encoding FHA domain-containing protein, which translates to MSVRLTVTQRSEAGGASGKEVVLDDSVITLGRDKTCQVVLPQQAVSRNHARIIQEGTLYFLEDLGSAYGTKINGKVLPKGEKELLRNGDVIAIAQYDVRFDKVVEIAPDVSDKTSFLARGALKDAMRGLSGGEERFLRYMNGPREGQRIEISEAQEHVFGRDEKEADVILKDDLVSRKHAKVRRDWSGTHVEDLGSRNGIKVNKKRVNRKALKDGDELEIGATRFVYVDPAEPPDEPAVSLSAESSVVAPAPSPPRPSPPRREEPPPPEPEPEPEPAPAPPEEPAPSEEGSASSEEPQPDGGEDAPMPEPEPEPAPAVSALADKKKLVPLIVMGVVGLSFLVLMIAVLAGA; encoded by the coding sequence ATGAGCGTCCGTCTGACCGTCACACAGCGCAGCGAGGCCGGAGGCGCCTCGGGCAAAGAGGTCGTCCTCGACGACTCCGTCATCACCCTGGGGCGGGACAAGACCTGCCAGGTGGTGCTTCCGCAGCAGGCGGTGTCGCGCAACCACGCGCGCATCATCCAGGAGGGGACCCTCTACTTCCTGGAGGACCTGGGCAGCGCCTACGGCACGAAGATCAACGGCAAGGTGCTCCCCAAGGGAGAGAAGGAGCTGCTGCGCAACGGCGACGTCATCGCCATCGCGCAGTACGACGTCCGCTTCGACAAGGTCGTGGAGATCGCCCCTGACGTCAGCGACAAGACGTCCTTCCTCGCACGCGGCGCCTTGAAGGACGCGATGCGCGGCCTCTCCGGCGGCGAGGAGCGCTTCCTGCGCTACATGAACGGCCCGCGCGAGGGCCAGCGCATCGAAATCTCCGAGGCCCAGGAGCACGTCTTCGGCCGCGACGAGAAGGAAGCCGACGTCATCCTCAAGGACGACCTCGTCTCCCGAAAGCACGCCAAGGTGCGCCGGGACTGGTCCGGCACGCACGTGGAGGACCTGGGCAGCCGCAACGGCATCAAGGTCAACAAGAAGCGGGTGAACCGCAAGGCGCTCAAGGACGGCGACGAGCTGGAGATTGGCGCCACCCGCTTCGTCTACGTGGACCCCGCCGAGCCGCCCGACGAGCCGGCGGTGAGCCTCTCCGCGGAGAGCTCCGTCGTCGCCCCGGCGCCCTCGCCGCCGCGCCCCTCCCCGCCCCGCCGCGAGGAGCCGCCCCCGCCGGAGCCCGAACCGGAGCCCGAGCCCGCCCCCGCGCCACCGGAGGAGCCCGCCCCTTCCGAGGAGGGCTCCGCCTCCTCCGAGGAGCCGCAGCCCGACGGCGGCGAGGACGCGCCCATGCCGGAGCCGGAACCCGAGCCCGCCCCGGCCGTGTCCGCGCTCGCGGACAAGAAGAAGCTCGTCCCGCTCATCGTGATGGGCGTGGTGGGGCTGAGCTTCCTGGTGTTGATGATCGCCGTGCTCGCGGGCGCCTGA
- a CDS encoding tetratricopeptide repeat protein, giving the protein MTTESKAPVSNDNEKPLSGPEMLERATEGFNLFQDGNFSESLAIFEKLSAMDAGEAYFQTALGACHLALEDLDSAVACFNRAIELDPTDITPFVNRGEAFLRQGRTMEAARDFQNAVSLDPEDKDPLSRRARMLAAAALESSDEASEAEAPEDRS; this is encoded by the coding sequence ATGACGACCGAATCCAAGGCTCCGGTGTCGAACGACAACGAGAAGCCCCTGTCTGGACCGGAGATGCTCGAACGGGCCACGGAGGGCTTCAATCTCTTCCAGGACGGGAACTTCAGCGAGTCGCTGGCCATCTTCGAGAAGCTCTCCGCCATGGACGCGGGCGAGGCCTACTTCCAGACCGCCCTGGGCGCCTGTCACCTGGCGCTGGAAGACCTGGACTCCGCCGTGGCGTGCTTCAACCGCGCCATCGAGCTGGATCCCACCGACATCACGCCCTTCGTCAACCGGGGGGAGGCGTTCCTGCGCCAGGGCCGGACGATGGAAGCGGCCCGCGACTTCCAGAACGCCGTGTCGCTGGACCCCGAGGACAAGGACCCCTTGAGCCGTCGTGCGCGCATGCTGGCCGCCGCGGCCCTGGAGAGCTCGGACGAGGCTTCGGAAGCCGAAGCCCCCGAGGACCGCTCGTAG